Proteins encoded in a region of the Gopherus flavomarginatus isolate rGopFla2 chromosome 19, rGopFla2.mat.asm, whole genome shotgun sequence genome:
- the TRPV1 gene encoding transient receptor potential cation channel subfamily V member 1 isoform X1, which translates to MSSILGKMRKLGSSDVEDSEVTDEHTDGEDSSLGTLESLQGSQSTKVQQLPKSNIFARRGRFGMGDGDKNMAPMDSLYQMDHMGSAPVIKFNVNMERAKIHNQFAKLLCTSSIASCSEKAFKFYDRRRIFDAVAEGDTSDLNDLQIYLHETRKHLTDNEFKEPETGKTCLLKAMLNLHDGKNDTIPLLLEIAEKTGNLKELVNAEYTDNYYKGQTALHIAIERRNMYLVKLLVQNGADVHARAHGEFFRKIKGKPGFYFGELPLSLAACTNQLGIVKFLLENRYHPANIAGQDSMGNTVLHALVEIADNTKDNTKFVTKVYNNILILGAKINPMLKLEEITNKKGLTPLTLAAKKGKIGIFAYILRREIKEPECRHLSRKFTEWAYGPVHSSLYDLSSIDTCEKNSVLEIIAYSSKTPNRHEMLLVEPLNRLLQDKWDRFVKRLFYFNFFVYAMHIIILTMAAYFRPVEKHGKPPFKFEYTTEECFRVIGEILSVLGGLYFFFRGIQYFVQRRPSLKTLLADSYSEVLFFVHSLFLLSSVVLYFCGQELYVASMVFSLALGWANMLYYTRGFQQMGIYSVMIEKMILRDLCRFMFVYLVFLLGFSTAVVTLIEDDYEGRENDSCLCTRFSQLKCGRTSYNSLYYTCLELFKFTIGMGDLEFTENYKFKSVFVILLVLYVILTYILLLNMLIALMGETVNKIAQESKSIWKLQRAITILNIENSYLNCMISSFRSGKRVLVGTTPDDKDDYRWCFRVDEVNWSTWNTNLGIINEEPGYSMGLKRNSSFSFKSSRVSGKNWKTLVPLLRDGSRREEVQKQPEEAKLKPILEHDYEPDDSGARKSV; encoded by the exons ATGTCATCCATCCTTGGAAAGATGAGGAAACTTGGCAGTTCTGATGTGGAGGACTCTGAAGTCACGGACGAGCACACAGATGGTGAGGATTCCAGTCTGGGAACCCTTGAAAGCCTTCAGGGAAGCCAGAGCACAAAGGTACAGCAGCTGCCCAAAAGCAACATCTTCGCTAGACGAGGCCGCTTTGGGATGGGGGATGGCGATAAGAACATGGCACCCATGGACTCCTTGTACCAGATGGACCACATGGGGTCTGCTCCCGTCATCAAGTTTAATGTCAATATGGAAAGGGCAAAAATACACAATCAATTTGCCAA GCTCCTATGTACCAGTTCCATTGCAAGCTGCTCAGAAAAAGCTTTCAAGTTCTATGATCGTAGAAGGATCTTTGATGCTGTGGCCGAAGGTGACACAAGTGATCTGAATGACCTGCAGATCTATCTCCATGAGACGCGGAAGCATCTCACAGACAATGAGTTCAAAG AGCCGGAAACTGGGAAAACCTGCTTATTGAAAGCCATGCTGAATCTGCATGATGGGAAGAATGATACCATTCCCCTGCTTCTGGAAATTGCGGAGAAGACAGGCAATCTGAAAGAATTAGTTAATGCAGAATATACTGACAACTATTATAAGG GTCAGACCGCTCTCCATATTGCCATCGAGAGGAGGAATATGTACTTGGTGAAGCTCTTGGTCCAAAATGGAGCAGACGTTCATGCGAGAGCCCACGGGGAGTTCTTCAGAAAAATCAAAGGGAAACCTGGCTTTTATTTTG GTGAACTGCCTCTTTCCCTGGCTGCCTGCACCAACCAGCTAGGCATTGTGAAATTCCTCCTCGAGAATCGGTATCATCCAGCCAACATAGCTGGCCAGGACTCTATGGGCAATACAGTTCTGCATGCCCTTGTGGAGATTGCAGATAACACCAAAGATAACACCAAGTTTGTAACAAAAGTGTATAACAACATTTTGATCCTTGGTGCCAAAATTAACCCGATGCTGAAGCTGGAAGAGATCACTAACAAGAAAGGACTGACTCCTTTAACCTTGGCTGCAAAGAAAGGGAAGATAGGG ATTTTCGCCTATATCCTTAGACGAGAGATCAAAGAGCCTGAGTGTAGGCATCTGTCTAGGAAGTTCACCGAATGGGCCTATGGACCCGTCCACTCATCTCTTTATGACCTGTCCTCCATAGACACGTGTGAGAAAAACTCAGTGCTTGAGATTATTGCGTATAGCAGCAAAACACCA AATCGCCATGAGATGCTGCTGGTAGAGCCCCTGAACAGGCTGCTGCAGGATAAGTGGGACCGATTCGTCAAACGCCTATTTTACTTCAACTTCTTTGTTTATGCTATGCACATTATCATACTCACCATGGCCGCCTACTTCAGACCTGTGGAGAAACATGGAAAG CCTCCATTCAAATTTGAATACACCACCGAGGAGTGTTTTCGTGTCATTGGAGAGATCCTGAGTGTGCTGGGAGGTCTCTATTTCTTTTTCAGAGGG ATACAATATTTCGTGCAGAGGCGGCCCTCATTAAAGACTCTGCTAGCTGACAGTTACAGTGAGGTTCTTTT CTTTGTTCACTCGCTGTTCCTGCTGAGTTCAGTGGTGCTGTACTTCTGTGGCCAGGAACTGTATGTGGCATCCATGGTGTTCTCCTTGGCACTGGGCTGGGCTAACATGCTGTACTACACCCGAGGCTTCCAGCAGATGGGGATTTACTCTGTCATGATTGAGAAG ATGATCCTGAGGGATTTATGTCGCTTCATGTTTGTCTACCTAGTATTTCTCTTGGGATTTTCTACAG CTGTGGTAACTCTGATTGAAGATGATTATGAGGGACGTGAAAATGACAGCTGTCTCTGCACCCGATTCAGCCAGCTGAAGTGTGGCCGCACATCATACAACAGTCTGTATTACACCTGCCTGGAGCTGTTTAAGTTCACCATTGGCATGGGAGATCTAGAGTTCACTGAGAACTACAAGTTTAAGTCTGTCTTTGTCATCCTGTTGGTCCTCTACGTCATCCTCACCTACATTCTCCTGCTCAACATGCTGATTGCGCTGATGGGGGAAACTGTGAACAAGATCGCACAAGAGAGTAAGAGCATCTGGAAACTCCAG AGAGCCATCACCATCTTGAATATCGAAAACAGCTATCTGAACTGCATGATAAGCTCATTCCGATCCGGGAAGCGAGTCTTAGTGGGAACCACACCTGATGACAAGGACGATTACAGATGGTGTTTCAG AGTCGATGAAGTGAACTGGTCCACATGGAACACTAATCTGGGCATAATCAACGAGGAGCCCGGATACAGCATGGGCTTGAAGCGAAACTCAAGTTTTTCTTTTAAGTCAAGCAGAG TTTCAGGGAAAAACTGGAAGACCTTGGTTCCACTTTTGAGAGATGGGAGCAGGCGAGAGGAGGTACAGAAACAACCAGAAGAAGCCAAGTTAAAACCCATTTTGGAACATGATTATGAGCCTGACGACTCTGGGGCAAGGAAGTCtgtttag
- the TRPV1 gene encoding transient receptor potential cation channel subfamily V member 1 isoform X2, which yields MSSILGKMRKLGSSDVEDSEVTDEHTDGEDSSLGTLESLQGSQSTKVQQLPKSNIFARRGRFGMGDGDKNMAPMDSLYQMDHMGSAPVIKFNVNMERAKIHNQFAKLLCTSSIASCSEKAFKFYDRRRIFDAVAEGDTSDLNDLQIYLHETRKHLTDNEFKEPETGKTCLLKAMLNLHDGKNDTIPLLLEIAEKTGNLKELVNAEYTDNYYKGQTALHIAIERRNMYLVKLLVQNGADVHARAHGEFFRKIKGKPGFYFGELPLSLAACTNQLGIVKFLLENRYHPANIAGQDSMGNTVLHALVEIADNTKDNTKFVTKVYNNILILGAKINPMLKLEEITNKKGLTPLTLAAKKGKIGNRHEMLLVEPLNRLLQDKWDRFVKRLFYFNFFVYAMHIIILTMAAYFRPVEKHGKPPFKFEYTTEECFRVIGEILSVLGGLYFFFRGIQYFVQRRPSLKTLLADSYSEVLFFVHSLFLLSSVVLYFCGQELYVASMVFSLALGWANMLYYTRGFQQMGIYSVMIEKMILRDLCRFMFVYLVFLLGFSTAVVTLIEDDYEGRENDSCLCTRFSQLKCGRTSYNSLYYTCLELFKFTIGMGDLEFTENYKFKSVFVILLVLYVILTYILLLNMLIALMGETVNKIAQESKSIWKLQRAITILNIENSYLNCMISSFRSGKRVLVGTTPDDKDDYRWCFRVDEVNWSTWNTNLGIINEEPGYSMGLKRNSSFSFKSSRVSGKNWKTLVPLLRDGSRREEVQKQPEEAKLKPILEHDYEPDDSGARKSV from the exons ATGTCATCCATCCTTGGAAAGATGAGGAAACTTGGCAGTTCTGATGTGGAGGACTCTGAAGTCACGGACGAGCACACAGATGGTGAGGATTCCAGTCTGGGAACCCTTGAAAGCCTTCAGGGAAGCCAGAGCACAAAGGTACAGCAGCTGCCCAAAAGCAACATCTTCGCTAGACGAGGCCGCTTTGGGATGGGGGATGGCGATAAGAACATGGCACCCATGGACTCCTTGTACCAGATGGACCACATGGGGTCTGCTCCCGTCATCAAGTTTAATGTCAATATGGAAAGGGCAAAAATACACAATCAATTTGCCAA GCTCCTATGTACCAGTTCCATTGCAAGCTGCTCAGAAAAAGCTTTCAAGTTCTATGATCGTAGAAGGATCTTTGATGCTGTGGCCGAAGGTGACACAAGTGATCTGAATGACCTGCAGATCTATCTCCATGAGACGCGGAAGCATCTCACAGACAATGAGTTCAAAG AGCCGGAAACTGGGAAAACCTGCTTATTGAAAGCCATGCTGAATCTGCATGATGGGAAGAATGATACCATTCCCCTGCTTCTGGAAATTGCGGAGAAGACAGGCAATCTGAAAGAATTAGTTAATGCAGAATATACTGACAACTATTATAAGG GTCAGACCGCTCTCCATATTGCCATCGAGAGGAGGAATATGTACTTGGTGAAGCTCTTGGTCCAAAATGGAGCAGACGTTCATGCGAGAGCCCACGGGGAGTTCTTCAGAAAAATCAAAGGGAAACCTGGCTTTTATTTTG GTGAACTGCCTCTTTCCCTGGCTGCCTGCACCAACCAGCTAGGCATTGTGAAATTCCTCCTCGAGAATCGGTATCATCCAGCCAACATAGCTGGCCAGGACTCTATGGGCAATACAGTTCTGCATGCCCTTGTGGAGATTGCAGATAACACCAAAGATAACACCAAGTTTGTAACAAAAGTGTATAACAACATTTTGATCCTTGGTGCCAAAATTAACCCGATGCTGAAGCTGGAAGAGATCACTAACAAGAAAGGACTGACTCCTTTAACCTTGGCTGCAAAGAAAGGGAAGATAGGG AATCGCCATGAGATGCTGCTGGTAGAGCCCCTGAACAGGCTGCTGCAGGATAAGTGGGACCGATTCGTCAAACGCCTATTTTACTTCAACTTCTTTGTTTATGCTATGCACATTATCATACTCACCATGGCCGCCTACTTCAGACCTGTGGAGAAACATGGAAAG CCTCCATTCAAATTTGAATACACCACCGAGGAGTGTTTTCGTGTCATTGGAGAGATCCTGAGTGTGCTGGGAGGTCTCTATTTCTTTTTCAGAGGG ATACAATATTTCGTGCAGAGGCGGCCCTCATTAAAGACTCTGCTAGCTGACAGTTACAGTGAGGTTCTTTT CTTTGTTCACTCGCTGTTCCTGCTGAGTTCAGTGGTGCTGTACTTCTGTGGCCAGGAACTGTATGTGGCATCCATGGTGTTCTCCTTGGCACTGGGCTGGGCTAACATGCTGTACTACACCCGAGGCTTCCAGCAGATGGGGATTTACTCTGTCATGATTGAGAAG ATGATCCTGAGGGATTTATGTCGCTTCATGTTTGTCTACCTAGTATTTCTCTTGGGATTTTCTACAG CTGTGGTAACTCTGATTGAAGATGATTATGAGGGACGTGAAAATGACAGCTGTCTCTGCACCCGATTCAGCCAGCTGAAGTGTGGCCGCACATCATACAACAGTCTGTATTACACCTGCCTGGAGCTGTTTAAGTTCACCATTGGCATGGGAGATCTAGAGTTCACTGAGAACTACAAGTTTAAGTCTGTCTTTGTCATCCTGTTGGTCCTCTACGTCATCCTCACCTACATTCTCCTGCTCAACATGCTGATTGCGCTGATGGGGGAAACTGTGAACAAGATCGCACAAGAGAGTAAGAGCATCTGGAAACTCCAG AGAGCCATCACCATCTTGAATATCGAAAACAGCTATCTGAACTGCATGATAAGCTCATTCCGATCCGGGAAGCGAGTCTTAGTGGGAACCACACCTGATGACAAGGACGATTACAGATGGTGTTTCAG AGTCGATGAAGTGAACTGGTCCACATGGAACACTAATCTGGGCATAATCAACGAGGAGCCCGGATACAGCATGGGCTTGAAGCGAAACTCAAGTTTTTCTTTTAAGTCAAGCAGAG TTTCAGGGAAAAACTGGAAGACCTTGGTTCCACTTTTGAGAGATGGGAGCAGGCGAGAGGAGGTACAGAAACAACCAGAAGAAGCCAAGTTAAAACCCATTTTGGAACATGATTATGAGCCTGACGACTCTGGGGCAAGGAAGTCtgtttag